A stretch of the Archangium violaceum genome encodes the following:
- a CDS encoding DUF3592 domain-containing protein — protein MNHKRRSWRILLGLVLCLMGVYGGHQLIDRAEAEPLQPPSQSDTPSPLEVVMLLVAGLLGVGGTAYGVRQLRREGQLLREGVPVLGTLTHVTQDRESSHRILIYRFEDETGVVREGSYETSPVALLEDYEAGQAVTVLYDPTDPRINMVDEDHVRRAEARVRGP, from the coding sequence ATGAATCACAAACGCCGGTCGTGGCGGATCCTGCTGGGGCTCGTCCTGTGTCTGATGGGCGTGTACGGGGGCCATCAGCTCATCGATCGTGCGGAGGCCGAACCCCTCCAGCCGCCGAGCCAGTCGGACACCCCCTCTCCCCTCGAGGTGGTGATGCTGCTCGTGGCTGGCCTGCTCGGGGTGGGGGGGACCGCCTATGGGGTGCGGCAGCTTCGCCGGGAAGGGCAACTGCTGCGCGAGGGTGTGCCCGTGCTGGGGACGCTCACGCACGTGACGCAGGATCGAGAGAGCAGCCACCGGATCCTCATCTACCGCTTCGAGGACGAAACGGGCGTGGTGCGAGAGGGTTCCTACGAGACGTCGCCCGTGGCGCTGCTGGAGGACTACGAAGCAGGCCAGGCGGTCACGGTCCTCTACGATCCCACGGACCCGCGCATCAACATGGTCGACGAGGACCACGTGCGGCGGGCTGAAGCCAGGGTTCGCGGGCCGTAG
- the dhaL gene encoding dihydroxyacetone kinase subunit DhaL has protein sequence MKKLVNVPRAVVGEMLEGLVALSPEQALLEGESVVVRADIPAEPHRREVAVISGGGSGHEPAHAGYVGAGMLHAAVAGDVFTSPSTDAVLAAIRAVSGPAGALLVVKNYTGDRLNFGLAAELARAEGIPTEVVVVADDVSLRDTVEPSRRRGIAGTVLVHKVAGAVAASGASLEAVAREAEAAATELGTMGVALGPCTVPAAGRPGFTLGEEEIELGLGIHGEQGVRRVPMQPANALVDTLLTTILEDRGIGSGARVALLVNGLGGTPPMELAIVANRALTVLRERGVLVERAWCGSFLTALEMPGCSLSLLSVDDARLRWLDAATTAPAWPGNGKLAPARRVRPVPPAPPAPVADGERHPGMERFKQAVLTVADALDAAEARLTELDSAAGDGDLGISMARGAAALRALPESSWTNPARALTAMGEAVRRGIGGSSGPFYATALLRAARRLADVAPDATGWAEAFHAGVEAVAELGGARPGDRTMLDALRPAADAFSQALNAGKSPAEAWNACVLAAERGAEATAGMKPRLGRASYLGERAIGVPDAGAAAVVVWLKALSSRIG, from the coding sequence ATGAAGAAGCTCGTCAATGTGCCCCGCGCGGTCGTGGGGGAGATGCTCGAGGGACTCGTCGCTCTTTCTCCGGAGCAGGCGCTGCTGGAGGGTGAATCCGTGGTGGTTCGCGCGGACATTCCCGCCGAGCCCCATCGGCGAGAGGTCGCGGTGATCTCCGGAGGAGGCAGCGGACACGAGCCGGCGCATGCGGGCTATGTGGGCGCTGGCATGCTGCACGCGGCGGTCGCGGGGGATGTGTTCACTTCGCCGAGCACCGACGCCGTCCTGGCGGCGATCCGCGCGGTGTCGGGACCGGCGGGGGCGCTCCTGGTCGTGAAGAACTACACCGGCGATCGGCTCAACTTCGGTCTCGCCGCCGAGCTGGCGCGCGCGGAGGGCATCCCGACGGAGGTCGTCGTGGTCGCCGACGATGTCTCCCTGCGTGACACCGTCGAGCCGAGTCGCCGCCGGGGAATCGCGGGGACCGTGCTGGTGCACAAGGTCGCCGGGGCCGTTGCCGCCTCGGGTGCCTCGCTCGAGGCGGTCGCGCGGGAAGCCGAAGCGGCCGCCACGGAGCTCGGCACCATGGGGGTCGCACTCGGTCCCTGTACCGTGCCCGCGGCGGGCCGGCCCGGCTTCACGCTCGGCGAGGAGGAGATAGAGCTCGGTCTGGGCATTCATGGCGAGCAGGGCGTGCGGCGCGTACCGATGCAGCCGGCCAACGCCCTGGTGGACACCCTGCTGACGACCATTCTGGAGGACCGGGGCATCGGCTCCGGCGCCCGCGTGGCCCTGCTGGTCAACGGCCTGGGTGGTACTCCGCCCATGGAGCTGGCCATCGTGGCCAACCGCGCCCTGACCGTGCTGCGTGAGCGGGGCGTCCTCGTGGAGCGGGCGTGGTGCGGCTCGTTCCTGACGGCGCTGGAGATGCCGGGCTGTTCGCTGAGCCTGTTGAGCGTGGATGACGCGCGGCTGCGCTGGCTGGACGCGGCCACCACCGCACCGGCCTGGCCGGGCAACGGCAAGCTCGCTCCCGCACGTCGGGTGCGGCCCGTGCCGCCCGCGCCGCCAGCACCCGTGGCGGATGGTGAGCGGCATCCCGGGATGGAGCGGTTCAAGCAGGCGGTCCTGACGGTCGCCGACGCGCTCGATGCGGCCGAAGCGCGCTTGACCGAGCTCGACAGCGCGGCGGGAGATGGAGATCTCGGCATCAGCATGGCGCGTGGCGCGGCGGCCCTGCGCGCCCTGCCCGAGTCCTCCTGGACGAATCCCGCTCGGGCGCTGACGGCGATGGGCGAGGCCGTGCGCCGCGGCATCGGTGGGAGCTCGGGCCCGTTCTACGCCACCGCGTTGTTGCGCGCCGCCCGTCGACTGGCGGACGTGGCTCCGGACGCGACTGGCTGGGCCGAGGCCTTCCATGCCGGCGTCGAGGCCGTGGCGGAGCTCGGCGGTGCGCGTCCTGGAGACCGCACGATGCTCGACGCCCTGCGCCCGGCCGCGGACGCTTTCTCGCAGGCGCTGAATGCCGGGAAGTCGCCCGCCGAGGCCTGGAACGCCTGTGTCCTGGCGGCGGAGCGAGGCGCGGAGGCGACCGCGGGGATGAAGCCGCGTCTGGGACGTGCCAGCTATCTTGGCGAGCGCGCCATCGGTGTTCCCGATGCCGGGGCGGCGGCCGTCGTCGTCTGGTTGAAGGCACTCTCTTCCCGCATCGGCTGA
- a CDS encoding zinc ribbon domain-containing protein, whose translation MSCAHCGKPLPAENGRFCTHCGEPIAPTSQGFSPEVAKEATRRAAGETAQVVRSVLEDPRLRERLPGRSLALLGAGLVVLAVLLSALPFFSGIGVVWSLVMLAGGVLICVRELHAAGRPLPEPAVRAVRSAEHPLFLPAFTVLTFVHAFLSLSVGIVPLLWLLAAIVLGYDQRRALAALGEEEGTPSPEERRLGRWVLAGALVCAAALLLTWGQGGGYFLGGMQPVHVREWTMDGFGREYEDHYEYRYNMWTNYVSAYASSGRGRPLASVAVLILGGLVLLSRSRRSRASLPSWLLPVLAGAVTLWGIAGLASFVGPWLFLVGALLIDVAVVRARSHLT comes from the coding sequence ATGTCCTGTGCGCACTGCGGCAAACCCCTTCCGGCGGAGAACGGCCGGTTCTGTACCCACTGCGGAGAGCCCATCGCTCCCACGAGCCAGGGGTTTTCTCCCGAGGTGGCGAAGGAGGCCACCCGGCGTGCCGCGGGAGAGACCGCCCAGGTGGTGCGGTCCGTGCTCGAGGACCCGCGCCTTCGCGAGCGCCTTCCTGGACGTTCGCTGGCGCTGCTCGGCGCGGGGCTCGTGGTGCTGGCCGTCCTCCTCTCCGCGCTGCCGTTCTTCTCGGGCATTGGCGTCGTCTGGTCGTTGGTGATGCTCGCCGGTGGCGTGCTCATCTGCGTGCGCGAGCTTCATGCCGCCGGGCGTCCCCTCCCGGAGCCGGCGGTGCGCGCGGTGCGCTCGGCCGAGCACCCGCTCTTCCTGCCAGCCTTCACGGTGCTCACGTTCGTTCATGCGTTCCTCTCGTTGAGCGTCGGCATCGTGCCGCTGCTCTGGCTGCTCGCCGCCATCGTGCTCGGCTATGACCAACGGCGCGCGCTCGCCGCTCTCGGGGAGGAGGAGGGGACGCCCTCGCCCGAGGAGCGGCGCCTCGGGCGGTGGGTGCTCGCGGGCGCGCTCGTGTGTGCGGCGGCGCTGTTGCTCACCTGGGGCCAGGGCGGAGGTTATTTCCTCGGCGGCATGCAGCCCGTCCACGTGCGCGAGTGGACGATGGATGGTTTCGGCAGGGAGTACGAGGACCACTACGAATACCGCTACAACATGTGGACGAACTACGTCTCCGCATACGCCTCCTCCGGCCGGGGCCGTCCGTTGGCGTCCGTGGCGGTGCTCATTCTGGGCGGGCTGGTGCTGCTCTCCCGATCGCGCCGGAGCCGGGCCTCGCTTCCTTCGTGGCTCCTGCCCGTGCTCGCCGGGGCCGTCACGCTCTGGGGCATCGCCGGGCTGGCCTCCTTCGTGGGTCCGTGGCTCTTCCTCGTGGGTGCACTGCTCATCGATGTCGCGGTGGTGCGAGCGCGTTCGCACTTGACGTGA
- a CDS encoding dihydrofolate reductase family protein, with protein MRKLKYHVAMSLDGFIAREDDSVDDFPANLSPEHVTDYLYSLASEYDTVLMGRGTYEFGLNVGVTDPYPSFETYVFSRSLQESPDPRVHLVREDVVGFVRELKTRPGKQTDMSRVIRAAQMGLPKDIYLAGGGLLATTLLDAGLIDEVIIKVNPVLFGSGKALVPRLARKADLELLSTKVYRNGVVLLQYAVKR; from the coding sequence ATGCGCAAGCTCAAATACCACGTGGCCATGTCCCTCGACGGCTTCATCGCCCGCGAGGATGATTCCGTCGACGACTTCCCGGCGAATCTCTCGCCAGAGCACGTCACTGACTACCTCTACAGTCTGGCATCGGAGTACGACACGGTGCTGATGGGCCGCGGCACCTACGAATTCGGGCTGAATGTGGGGGTGACGGATCCATATCCCTCCTTCGAGACCTATGTCTTCTCTCGCTCCCTGCAGGAGAGCCCGGACCCGCGCGTCCACCTCGTTCGTGAGGATGTCGTCGGCTTCGTGCGGGAGCTCAAGACGCGCCCCGGCAAGCAGACAGACATGAGCCGCGTCATCCGGGCGGCCCAGATGGGTCTCCCCAAGGATATCTACCTGGCCGGCGGCGGGCTCCTGGCGACGACGCTCCTCGACGCGGGGCTCATCGATGAGGTCATCATCAAGGTGAATCCGGTGCTGTTCGGTTCGGGCAAGGCGCTCGTCCCTCGGCTCGCGCGGAAGGCCGACCTCGAGTTGCTCTCGACCAAGGTGTATCGCAACGGCGTCGTGCTCCTGCAATACGCCGTCAAGCGCTGA
- a CDS encoding ATP-grasp domain-containing protein, with product MRGRLLAAESSHDFDVDVPDFSAFEALARRIDARFFTLDVAMLEEGRWAVVEVNDGGVSGLPASIDPRELFATLLGVDR from the coding sequence TTGCGAGGGCGGCTCCTGGCGGCGGAGTCCTCGCATGACTTCGATGTCGACGTGCCGGACTTCTCCGCCTTCGAGGCACTCGCCCGTAGAATCGACGCGCGCTTCTTCACCCTGGATGTCGCGATGCTCGAGGAGGGTCGCTGGGCCGTTGTCGAGGTGAATGACGGAGGCGTCTCCGGGCTTCCCGCGAGCATCGACCCGCGCGAGCTGTTCGCGACGTTGCTGGGCGTGGACCGGTGA
- a CDS encoding class I SAM-dependent methyltransferase translates to MAEQYDSVGSKYEQFKNTATLPIPERHTFLRLVGNLEGKSVLDLACGSGHYSRLLKDHGAERVEGVDISPEMVQVARQKEQEQRRGVLYHVFDAAALPRLGDFDLVTAVYLLNYARTRDDMLRMCRSAFSNLKEGGRCIAFTIDPAFDLRRSNWAEYGFEVRSERFEEGRYVCEARFSTAPSTPVEYFRWSTQVYESVLAEAGFRQVAWHPFEIPAEALEKYGEAYWREYRENPLLIALSGRK, encoded by the coding sequence ATGGCGGAGCAATACGACAGCGTGGGGAGCAAGTACGAGCAGTTCAAGAACACAGCCACCCTACCCATCCCGGAGCGACACACCTTCCTCCGGCTGGTGGGGAACCTGGAAGGAAAGAGCGTCCTGGATCTGGCCTGCGGCAGCGGCCACTACTCGCGGCTCTTGAAGGATCATGGCGCCGAGCGGGTGGAGGGCGTGGACATCTCCCCGGAGATGGTCCAGGTCGCGCGTCAGAAGGAGCAGGAGCAACGGAGGGGCGTGCTGTACCACGTCTTCGACGCCGCGGCCCTGCCCCGGCTGGGCGACTTCGATCTGGTGACGGCCGTCTACCTGCTGAACTACGCGCGAACCCGGGACGACATGCTGCGGATGTGCCGGAGCGCCTTCTCCAATCTGAAGGAGGGCGGACGCTGCATCGCCTTCACCATCGATCCCGCCTTCGACCTGCGGCGGTCGAACTGGGCGGAGTATGGCTTCGAGGTGCGAAGCGAGCGCTTCGAAGAGGGACGGTACGTCTGCGAGGCACGGTTCAGCACCGCTCCGAGCACCCCCGTCGAGTACTTCCGCTGGTCCACCCAGGTGTACGAGTCCGTCCTGGCGGAGGCCGGCTTCCGCCAGGTCGCGTGGCACCCCTTCGAGATTCCCGCCGAGGCGCTCGAGAAGTACGGCGAGGCCTACTGGCGGGAGTACCGGGAGAACCCACTCCTCATCGCCCTGAGCGGCCGGAAGTAG
- the pdxY gene encoding pyridoxal kinase PdxY — MAILSIQSHVAYGYVGNRSATFPLQRLGHEVWSVNTVQFSNHTGYGRWRGQVFEPSHVAEVVNGIAERGVLAECQAVLSGYMGDAATGSTILDAVAQVRAANPRALYCCDPVIGDVGRGIFVRPGIPEFLRERAVPSADIITPNQFELEFLTGRTVHTLADALEAAAALRQKGPRVVLVTSLLREGTAPGTIEMMAATDAGAWLVLTPQLPLDPPPNGAGDAVAALFLSHLLRGRDAGEALGETAASIFGIFSATQAAGTRELQLVAAQEELVNPSQRFAVERVA; from the coding sequence GTGGCCATCCTCTCCATTCAGTCGCATGTCGCCTATGGGTACGTCGGCAACCGGTCGGCGACCTTTCCCCTGCAGCGCCTCGGTCACGAGGTGTGGTCGGTCAACACCGTGCAGTTCAGCAACCACACCGGTTACGGCCGTTGGCGCGGGCAGGTATTCGAGCCCTCGCATGTCGCGGAGGTGGTGAACGGCATCGCCGAGCGCGGTGTGCTGGCGGAGTGTCAGGCCGTGCTGTCCGGCTACATGGGCGACGCGGCGACCGGCTCGACCATCCTCGACGCGGTCGCGCAGGTGCGGGCGGCCAACCCGCGGGCATTGTACTGCTGTGATCCGGTGATTGGGGACGTGGGCCGTGGCATCTTCGTGCGGCCGGGCATCCCCGAGTTCCTGCGCGAGCGGGCCGTCCCCTCCGCGGACATCATCACCCCCAACCAGTTCGAGCTGGAGTTCCTCACGGGCCGCACCGTGCACACCCTGGCGGACGCGCTGGAGGCCGCCGCGGCCCTGCGCCAGAAGGGCCCGCGCGTGGTGCTGGTGACGAGCCTGCTGCGCGAGGGCACGGCGCCCGGGACCATCGAGATGATGGCGGCCACGGACGCGGGCGCCTGGCTGGTCCTCACGCCTCAGCTCCCCCTCGATCCGCCGCCCAATGGCGCGGGTGACGCCGTGGCGGCGCTCTTCCTCTCGCACCTGCTGCGCGGCCGGGACGCGGGTGAAGCACTCGGGGAGACGGCCGCCTCCATCTTCGGCATCTTCTCCGCCACCCAGGCCGCTGGGACCCGCGAGCTGCAGCTCGTCGCCGCCCAGGAGGAGCTGGTGAACCCCTCCCAGCGATTCGCCGTGGAGCGGGTGGCCTGA
- a CDS encoding sensor histidine kinase yields the protein MPFLRRSSASLSGSTLLQMGVRIAGVVALATLFSYLHVLDSVRTENLGRLERYVVERSQREQGIFVLAQDNHVVLQKALEERIRALEHEDVDARFDSLFVRLPDGTVRNRPESFDGKRMPGVIVPKDRPLDAGLRRRILAAYDVIAQYGPALHTRFTNTYAVLPEDVLVLYWPEGPTWIQDAESTISFLGLEFYDLSLPAKNPRRETVWCGVYPDPVTREWMVSVSTPLDLDGRHVATIGHDVLIEELMTRTINDHLPGSYNMLFRDDGQLIAHSLLTREGGTGVYYIQGGPERNDKGPTVTEEEQRHLRSIFEQVRKRPADPPVAELPEYSEYIGVARFKGPGWNFVTVLPESVVSAPAVRAARQVLLFGLFSLVMELVIMSWVLKQQITRPLLAFTQAADRVAAGDFHVELDTSREDELGQLARAFRVMADKVQHREEALLQANEGLEQRVEERTRELREVHHQLVQAARRAGMAEIATNVLHNVGNVLNSVYTSAQLARERMGQMRLEQVGRVAGMLEEHRSDLGGFLTRDERGQHVTPFLRKLGQNLLEEREELVALLDDVGRYTEHIGDIVKVQQRYARTPRMHEPVHLEPLVEDALRINVAGLTRHQVKVERHLAALPPVLTDKHKVLMILVNLISNAWHALDSVPADERRLTLRMERCLDGRVRIEVRDSGMGISPEMLTRIFQYGFTTRDEGHGFGLHSSALAAQEMGGSLSAHSDGPGRGATFTLELPYILAEEAA from the coding sequence ATGCCGTTCCTCCGCCGTTCCTCCGCCTCTCTGTCCGGCTCGACGCTCCTGCAGATGGGGGTTCGCATCGCCGGAGTCGTCGCCCTGGCCACGCTCTTCAGCTACCTGCACGTGCTCGACTCCGTGCGTACCGAGAACCTCGGGAGACTGGAGCGGTACGTCGTGGAGCGCAGCCAGCGCGAGCAGGGCATCTTCGTGCTGGCGCAGGACAATCACGTCGTGCTCCAGAAGGCGCTGGAGGAGCGGATCCGCGCGCTCGAGCACGAGGACGTGGACGCGCGTTTCGACAGCCTCTTCGTCCGGCTGCCCGACGGCACCGTCCGCAATCGTCCCGAGAGCTTCGACGGCAAGAGGATGCCGGGCGTCATCGTCCCGAAGGATCGGCCGCTGGACGCGGGGCTGCGCCGGCGCATCCTGGCCGCGTATGACGTGATCGCTCAATACGGGCCCGCGTTGCACACGCGCTTCACGAACACCTATGCCGTGCTGCCGGAAGACGTGCTCGTGCTCTATTGGCCGGAGGGCCCCACGTGGATCCAGGACGCCGAGAGCACCATCTCGTTCCTCGGCCTCGAGTTCTACGACTTGAGCCTGCCAGCGAAGAACCCCAGGCGGGAGACGGTCTGGTGCGGCGTCTACCCGGATCCCGTCACCCGGGAATGGATGGTCTCGGTCTCCACGCCGCTGGACCTGGACGGCCGCCATGTCGCGACGATCGGCCACGACGTGCTCATCGAGGAGTTGATGACCCGCACCATCAACGACCACCTGCCCGGCTCGTACAACATGCTCTTCCGCGACGATGGCCAACTCATCGCCCATTCCCTGCTCACCCGGGAGGGAGGCACGGGGGTCTATTACATCCAGGGCGGCCCCGAGCGGAACGACAAGGGCCCCACCGTCACCGAGGAGGAGCAGCGCCACCTGCGGAGCATCTTCGAGCAGGTTCGCAAGCGCCCAGCGGACCCGCCGGTGGCGGAGCTGCCCGAGTATTCCGAGTACATCGGCGTGGCTCGCTTCAAGGGGCCCGGCTGGAACTTCGTCACGGTGCTGCCCGAGAGCGTGGTGTCCGCGCCCGCCGTCCGGGCGGCGCGCCAGGTGCTGCTGTTCGGCCTGTTCTCGCTGGTGATGGAGCTGGTCATCATGTCCTGGGTGCTCAAGCAGCAGATCACCCGCCCGCTGCTGGCCTTCACCCAGGCCGCGGACCGGGTGGCCGCGGGGGACTTCCATGTCGAGCTGGATACCTCGCGCGAAGACGAGCTGGGCCAGCTGGCCCGGGCCTTCCGGGTGATGGCGGACAAGGTCCAGCATCGCGAGGAGGCCCTGCTGCAGGCCAATGAGGGGCTGGAGCAGCGGGTGGAGGAGCGCACCCGCGAGCTGAGGGAGGTCCATCACCAGCTGGTGCAGGCGGCCCGGCGCGCGGGCATGGCGGAGATCGCCACCAACGTGCTGCACAACGTGGGCAACGTGCTCAACAGCGTCTACACCTCGGCCCAGCTCGCCCGGGAGCGGATGGGCCAGATGCGGCTCGAGCAGGTGGGCCGGGTGGCGGGCATGCTCGAGGAGCACCGGTCCGACCTTGGCGGCTTCCTCACCCGGGACGAGCGCGGCCAGCATGTGACGCCCTTCCTGCGCAAGCTGGGGCAGAACCTGTTGGAGGAACGCGAGGAGCTCGTCGCGTTGCTCGACGACGTGGGCCGGTACACCGAGCACATCGGCGACATCGTCAAGGTGCAGCAGCGCTACGCCCGCACGCCCCGGATGCACGAGCCCGTGCACCTGGAGCCGTTGGTGGAGGACGCGCTGCGCATCAACGTGGCCGGGCTCACCCGCCATCAGGTGAAGGTGGAGCGGCACCTGGCCGCGCTGCCGCCCGTGCTGACCGACAAGCACAAGGTGTTGATGATCCTCGTCAACCTGATCAGCAACGCCTGGCACGCCCTGGATTCGGTGCCCGCGGACGAGCGGCGTCTGACCTTGAGGATGGAGCGCTGCCTCGACGGGCGCGTCCGCATCGAGGTGCGGGACAGCGGCATGGGCATCTCGCCGGAGATGCTCACCCGCATCTTCCAGTACGGCTTCACCACCCGGGACGAGGGGCACGGCTTCGGTCTGCACTCCAGCGCCCTGGCGGCCCAGGAGATGGGGGGCTCGCTGTCGGCGCACAGCGACGGGCCGGGACGCGGGGCCACGTTCACGCTGGAGCTTCCCTACATTCTGGCCGAGGAGGCGGCATAG
- a CDS encoding glucosaminidase domain-containing protein — MTTTYAVRSGDTLNALARRFGVSATQLAQTNNISNPNKINVGQKLVIPDGFDNKPASKPATSNAGDTFEAGAPSSAGAVRDSGGRTYPASADGTPMYKQSDAQWGGRSLGTGSSISLAGCATTSTAMAISKISGKAINPGELDAYLDRNKGYAGNGIMWDTAAKAAGLSASKSAWSLSTINKQIDVGRPVVVGVDYKAGSAGGKNGTDHWITITGRGKQNGKDVYFANDPATGSQITLSEQNGRLVGGPKNYKTTDELVTFSGGNPKPGTAAPSADTSTPPASPAANGASVKGMALPSGDLEKGARGAEVEKLQKALVKLGFMTQAEMNTGPGTFGPRTQSALKEFQEAHGVKNTGYYGPLTRQAFQKLGAEVGGSAAPSTGGTSGSGGTSGTDSTSGVTGPLPTTGNAFIDRVAADAIKSQRQTGVPASVTLAQALLESGAGKSSLATKGNNFFGIKGEGPAGHVTMPTKEYSRSRGWHTVNANFRKYNTPAESFADHGKFLRENKRYANAFKHTDDAAQFAREIHRAGYATDPGYADKLISIINKYDLQRFDQIGRQ, encoded by the coding sequence TTGACGACCACCTACGCGGTTCGCAGTGGCGACACCTTGAATGCACTGGCCAGGCGTTTTGGCGTCTCGGCGACCCAGCTGGCCCAGACCAACAACATCAGCAACCCGAACAAGATCAACGTTGGTCAGAAGCTCGTCATCCCCGACGGTTTCGATAACAAGCCCGCCTCCAAGCCGGCCACTTCCAACGCTGGCGACACGTTCGAGGCGGGCGCCCCTTCGTCGGCCGGCGCGGTGCGTGATTCCGGTGGCCGGACCTACCCCGCCTCGGCGGACGGCACGCCCATGTACAAGCAGAGCGATGCGCAGTGGGGCGGCCGTAGCCTGGGCACGGGTAGCAGTATCTCCCTGGCGGGCTGCGCCACGACGTCCACCGCCATGGCCATCAGCAAGATCTCCGGCAAGGCCATCAACCCGGGCGAGCTGGACGCGTACCTGGACAGGAACAAGGGCTACGCGGGCAACGGCATCATGTGGGATACGGCCGCGAAGGCCGCGGGCCTGAGCGCCAGCAAGTCGGCCTGGAGCCTCTCCACCATCAACAAGCAGATCGACGTGGGCCGCCCCGTCGTGGTGGGCGTGGACTACAAGGCCGGCAGCGCTGGCGGCAAGAACGGCACGGATCACTGGATCACCATCACCGGACGCGGCAAGCAGAATGGCAAGGACGTCTACTTCGCCAACGATCCCGCCACCGGCAGCCAGATCACCCTGAGCGAGCAGAACGGCAGGCTCGTCGGCGGTCCGAAGAACTACAAGACGACGGACGAGCTGGTGACGTTCTCCGGCGGCAACCCGAAGCCGGGCACGGCGGCTCCCTCCGCGGACACCTCGACGCCCCCCGCCTCCCCGGCGGCCAACGGCGCGAGCGTGAAGGGCATGGCCCTGCCCTCCGGCGATCTGGAGAAGGGCGCCAGGGGCGCCGAGGTGGAGAAGCTCCAGAAGGCGCTGGTGAAGCTGGGCTTCATGACCCAGGCGGAGATGAACACCGGCCCGGGCACCTTCGGTCCGAGGACCCAGTCGGCCCTCAAGGAGTTCCAGGAAGCGCACGGCGTGAAGAACACCGGCTACTACGGTCCGCTCACGCGCCAGGCGTTCCAGAAGCTGGGCGCCGAGGTCGGTGGCTCGGCGGCGCCCTCCACGGGAGGCACCTCGGGTTCCGGCGGCACCTCGGGCACGGACAGCACCAGTGGCGTGACGGGCCCGCTGCCCACGACGGGCAACGCGTTCATCGACCGCGTCGCGGCGGACGCCATCAAGAGCCAGCGCCAGACGGGCGTTCCCGCCTCGGTGACGCTGGCGCAGGCGCTGCTGGAGAGCGGCGCGGGCAAGTCCAGCCTGGCCACGAAGGGCAACAACTTCTTCGGCATCAAGGGCGAGGGCCCCGCCGGCCACGTCACCATGCCCACGAAGGAGTACTCCAGGTCCAGGGGCTGGCACACGGTGAACGCCAACTTCCGCAAGTACAACACCCCGGCCGAGTCCTTCGCGGACCACGGCAAGTTCCTGCGGGAGAACAAGCGCTACGCCAACGCGTTCAAGCACACCGATGACGCGGCGCAGTTCGCCCGCGAGATCCACAGGGCCGGGTACGCGACGGATCCCGGCTACGCGGACAAGCTCATCTCCATCATCAACAAGTACGATCTGCAGCGCTTCGACCAGATCGGCCGCCAGTAA